A window from Culex pipiens pallens isolate TS unplaced genomic scaffold, TS_CPP_V2 Cpp_Un0057, whole genome shotgun sequence encodes these proteins:
- the LOC120431129 gene encoding uncharacterized protein LOC120431129 — MTRDFSRRLKFERQSSYLPIQGIGTSRCVSQLVRADVGPRSDQNSAYESEMQFHVLPKLNISLPTSYIDPSTIQLPDWMFLADPEFHKTGPVDVIIGAEFYMDLLTDERVKPAADGPTLHNTVFGWIISGRLPGCVPESTSLVSVAAIDELLTRFWELETCRTKSTHSIEESTCEQLFEETTVRDETGRFVVTLPKKKYAVQRLGESRSTAIKRFLGLEKRLSANPDLKQQYSDFIHEYEAMGHMKRVAGDTAGGELAYYLPHHCVLRPDSTTTKLPSSLTSPRCTV; from the coding sequence ATGACTAGAGATTTCTCGCGACGACTCAAATTCGAGCGACAATCGTCGTATTTGCCGATCCAAGGGATCGGAACGTCGCGTTGCGTGTCGCAGCTCGTGCGTGCAGATGTCGGTCCGCGTTCCGATCAGAATTCAGCGTACGAGTCGGAGATGCAGTTCCACGTCCTGCCCAAGCTCAACATCTCGTTGCCGACGTCGTACATCGACCCGTCTACAATTCAGCTGCCCGACTGGATGTTCCTGGCTGATCCGGAGTTCCACAAAACCGGTCCAGTGGACGTCATTATCGGTGCCGAGTTTTACATGGACTTGCTGACGGACGAACGGGTGAAACCAGCTGCAGACGGTCCCACGCTGCACAACACGGTGTTCGGTTGGATCATTTCCGGCCGGCTTCCCGGCTGCGTTCCAGAATCGACGTCTCTCGTATCCGTCGCGGCAATCGACGAGCTGCTGACCAGATTTTGGGAACTGGAAACGTGCCGCACCAAGAGCACGCACTCGATCGAAGAATCCACGTGCGAGCAGCTGTTCGAGGAGACGACGGTTCGTGACGAAACTGGCAGATTTGTTGTGACGCTGCCCAAGAAAAAGTATGCTGTCCAGCGTCTCGGTGAGTCCAGATCAACAGCCATCAAACGCTTCCTGGGACTGGAGAAGCGGCTGTCAGCGAATCCAGACCTGAAACAACAGTACAGTGATTTTATTCACGAGTACGAAGCCATGGGACACATGAAACGGGTTGCCGGCGACACGGCCGGGGGAGAGTTAGCGTATTACCTACCACACCACTGCGTCTTGAGGCCGGACAGCACCACTACGAAGTTGCCATCGTCGCTGACATCGCCAAGATGTACCGTATGA
- the LOC120431130 gene encoding uncharacterized protein LOC120431130: MIRVQPDDQRLQRIVWRDNVDEPIRVYELTTVTYGTASAPYLATKCLQKLGEIGEKTHPSAAKVLKRDFYVDDMLAGAHTVTGGKELVAEMVDLMESGGFSLRKWHSNSRDILLDVPEHLRDERTMLELDTSDATVKTLGLVWEPSTDSFRFRSPKWNDVAVITKRVVASDMAMIFDPYGLIGPVVVQAKIFVQKLWHMELDWDAALPEDLQEYWREYRRNLAGLDSLSIPRWIGTGADDQNVQLHGFCDASVNAYGACIYIRTVSANGDVTVRLLASKSRIAPLENLKKKKRKQSIPRLELASALLLAHLYEKVANAINFRGKAFFWTDSMIVRCWLASLPSRWNQFVANRVSEIQHLTESGSWDHVPGIENPADIISRGMTPMQLQYSKLWFNGPDWLSLDHQHWPHAQVPNAADFDHEELEEHNAVAAVARDTEPCRLFTVNSSYTVTIRTTAVICRFCFNSRAANKHCRRVGPLTAGELEVALKKLVRLAQRECFPEEYDALSRDRAIPSNSRIAALNPRIIDGILCVGGRLQHAAVSDNRKHPYILDHRHPFMKLIVTHYHESMFHAGQQLLISAVRERFWPINIRNLVREVIHKCVDCFRVKPKVLDQLMADLPPERVTPCTPFARVGVDYCGPFQVAYPQRRARPVKCFVAIFVCLVTKAVHLELAADLTTQAFLAALKRFTARRGKPKLVMCDNAKNFVGARRELSELVKLFLSQQFEEEIIRETANDSIEFKFIPARSPNFGGLWESAVKSFKLLFKRTIGLHTLLYDEFQTVLVQIEAILNSRPLTPLSNDPADFEALTPGHFLIQRPLTAIPEPNLDHIPENRLSAWQTVQRYTQQLWKKWSNLYLSDLHNRTKWTKQKDNVAVGTMVLLKDENLPPLKWQLGRVSDIHPGADGNIRVVTVRTKDGSYQRAISKICILPIRDNLSTAQGEN; this comes from the coding sequence ATGATTCGCGTCCAGCCTGACGACCAGAGACTACAGAGGATTGTTTGGAGAGACAATGTGGACGAACCCATCCGAGTCTACGAGCTGACCACTGTCACGTACGGAACGGCGTCAGCGCCGTATTTAGCGACCAAGTGCTTGCAAAAACTCGGTGAGATCGGAGAAAAGACGCACCCATCCGCTGCCAAGGTCCTCAAACGTGACTTCTACGTTGACGACATGTTGGCAGGTGCGCACACGGTCACAGGAGGAAAAGAGCTAGTCGCCGAAATGGTCGATCTGATGGAATCTGGTGGATTCTCGTTGCGAAAGTGGCACTCAAATTCCCGAGACATCCTGCTTGACGTCCCGGAACATCTTCGCGACGAGCGGACCATGCTAGAACTGGACACGTCTGACGCAACCGTCAAGACGCTCGGGCTCGTCTGGGAGCCCAGTACGGACAGTTTCCGTTTCAGATCGCCAAAGTGGAACGACGTTGCCGTGATCACGAAGCGTGTCGTGGCCTCAGACATGGCCATGATCTTCGACCCGTACGGGTTGATCGGTCCTGTCGTCGTCCAAGCGAAAATCTTCGTGCAGAAGCTGTGGCACATGGAACTGGACTGGGACGCCGCTCTGCCAGAAGATCTGCAGGAGTACTGGCGTGAATACCGCAGAAATCTAGCCGGTCTGGACAGCCTGTCGATACCCCGCTGGATTGGCACAGGTGCAGATGACCAGAATGTGCAGCTTCACGGGTTCTGCGACGCTTCAGTCAACGCTTACGGTGCGTGCATCTACATCCGAACCGTTTCGGCCAACGGCGACGTAACCGTCCGCTTGCTGGCCTCCAAATCTCGCATCGCACCGCTCGAGAacctgaagaagaagaagcgtaAGCAGTCGATTCCCCGCTTGGAACTGGCGTCCGCTCTGCTGCTGGCGCATCTGTACGAGAAGGTGGCCAACGCCATCAACTTCCGAGGCAAAGCGTTTTTCTGGACGGATTCCATGATCGTACGCTGCTGGCTTGCGTCACTGCCGTCCAGATGGAACCAGTTCGTGGCCAACCGTGTGTCCGAGATTCAACATCTGACGGAGAGCGGATCTTGGGACCATGTGCCCGGAATAGAGAACCCAGCTGACATCATTTCTCGCGGCATGACACCGATGCAGCTGCAGTACTCAAAGCTTTGGTTCAACGGACCCGATTGGCTGAGTCTTGACCACCAGCATTGGCCGCACGCTCAAGTGCCGAACGCAGCAGACTTCGACCACGAAGAACTGGAGGAACACAACGCTGTCGCTGCAGTTGCACGTGACACCGAGCCCTGCAGACTGTTTACAGTGAATTCGTCGTACACCGTGACAATACGGACGACCGCTGTAATCTGCCGCTTCTGTTTCAACAGCCGTGCGGCGAACAAGCACTGTCGCAGAGTTGGTCCGTTGACGGCTGGAGAGCTCGAGGTCGCTTTGAAGAAGCTGGTGCGCCTCGCTCAACGAGAATGCTTCCCGGAAGAGTACGATGCTTTGTCCAGAGATCGCGCGATTCCAAGCAACTCCCGCATCGCTGCGCTGAACCCAAGAATCATCGATGGAATCCTGTGCGTCGGCGGCCGGTTGCAGCACGCCGCAGTCTCGGACAATCGGAAGCATCCGTACATTCTCGACCATCGTCATCCGTTCATGAAGCTTATCGTCACACATTATCACGAGTCCATGTTTCACGCTGGACAACAACTGTTGATCTCTGCTGTGCGTGAGCGGTTCTGGCCGATCAACATCCGCAACCTCGTTCGCGAGGTGATCCACAAGTGTGTCGATTGCTTCCGTGTCAAGCCGAAGGTTCTGGACCAGCTCATGGCGGATCTGCCGCCCGAACGAGTCACTCCGTGTACACCGTTCGCACGAGTCGGAGTTGACTACTGCGGACCTTTTCAGGTCGCGTACCCGCAGCGCCGAGCTCGCCCAGTGAAGTGCTTCGTTGCCATCTTCGTCTGCCTGGTCACCAAAGCTGTTCACCTAGAACTAGCAGCAGACCTAACGACGCAGGCATTTCTGGCGGCCCTCAAACGGTTCACTGCCCGGCGTGGCAAACCGAAGCTGGTCATGTGCGACAACGCCAAGAACTTCGTCGGCGCAAGACGTGAGCTGAGCGAACTCGTTAAGCTGTTCCTAAGTCAGCAGTTCGAAGAGGAGATCATCCGCGAAACAGCGAACGACAGCATCGAATTTAAGTTCATTCCCGCTCGCTCGCCGAACTTCGGCGGCCTCTGGGAGTCCGCAGTGAAGAGCTTCAAGTTGCTGTTCAAACGTACGATCGGGCTGCACACCCTGCTGTACGACGAGTTCCAGACTGTGCTGGTTCAGATCGAAGCGATCCTCAACTCGCGACCGCTCACGCCGCTCAGCAACGACCCCGCAGACTTCGAAGCGCTCACCCCAGGACACTTCCTGATCCAGCGTCCACTCACTGCGATTCCTGAGCCAAACCTCGACCACATTCCCGAGAACAGATTGTCGGCCTGGCAAACTGTCCAGCGGTACACGCAGCAGCTCTGGAAGAAGTGGTCCAACCTCTACCTGTCGGACCTGCACAACCGCACGAAGTGGACTAAGCAGAAAGACAACGTTGCTGTCGGAACCATGGTCCTGCTGAAGGACGAGAACCTCCCGCCGTTGAAGTGGCAGCTCGGACGCGTTTCCGATATCCACCCGGGAGCTGACGGCAACATCCGTGTCGTCACGGTGCGCACAAAGGACGGTAGCTATCAGCGTGCGATCTCTAAGATCTGCATTCTGCCGATCCGTGACAACCTTTCTACCGCGCAAGGGGAGAACTAG
- the LOC128093772 gene encoding uncharacterized protein LOC128093772 yields MLFSWRSVVTMGDLQTLRKKQEILLNKLEVLNQFVEHYKAEEHECQLEVRLGMLNDVYQEFTDLRTKLELLLEEKDAAKFANAEPKVKQEVVSHREEANLQVVQEFDNKFCKIKAMLIAKRPVKDVAQTVPSVGDADTSFPLRVKLPDIHLPNFSGNLREWVTFRDTFKSLIHRNSKLTSMDKFTYLQSSLSGPALLEISGIDLSEENYSVAWSALEEEYGNKKLIVKAHLDVILDLEPLTKESYDGLSHLLGEFEKNLQMLDKTGENNANWSTVMAHVLCSKLDSSTLRNWETHHNSKEVPTYKALLEYLRGHCSVLQSIKRAKAKSSEQRPPKTAVCHTAVRSSNQCQFCSGPWHTPFRCFKFQKMTISERNDAVSRNKLCRNCLKPGHYPRTCEGGTCHHCHQKHHSMLHNDQMRSSVPQQQSRPTATTSVQRQQPRPQNTNQTTHTPANNAPANPTNLQTTDSQTTQPQTQGG; encoded by the coding sequence ATGTTATTCAGTTGGCGATCAGTGGTCACGATGGGCGATCTGCAGACTTTGCGGAAGAAGCAGGAGATCCTGCTGAACAAACTGGAGGTGCTGAATCAGTTCGTCGAGCACTACAAGGCGGAAGAACACGAGTGCCAGCTGGAAGTTCGACTCGGAATGCTGAACGACGTGTATCAGGAGTTCACGGATCTACGAACGAAGCTCGAGTTGCTGCTGGAAGAAAAGGATGCGGCCAAGTTCGCGAATGCGGAGCCGAAGGTCAAGCAGGAGGTCGTGTCACACCGTGAAGAGGCCAATCTACAGGTGGTGCAGGAGTTCGACAACAAATTCTGCAAAATCAAGGCGATGCTGATTGCGAAGCGGCCGGTCAAGGACGTCGCGCAGACAGTTCCAAGTGTTGGTGATGCGGATACCTCGTTTCCGTTGCGCGTCAAGCTGCCTGACATTCATCTGCCGAACTTCAGCGGAAATCTGCGCGAGTGGGTGACCTTCCGTGACACCTTCAAAAGTCTCATCCACCGGAACTCGAAGCTGACATCGATGGACAAGTTCACCTATCTTCAATCGTCTCTTTCTGGTCCTGCGTTGTTGGAGATTAGTGGCATCGATCTGTCGGAAGAAAACTACTCCGTCGCGTGGTCCGCGCTGGAGGAGGAGTACGGAAACAAGAAGCTGATCGTGAAAGCCCACCTCGATGTCATTCTGGATCTGGAACCGCTGACCAAGGAGTCGTACGACGGTCTCAGCCACCTGCTCGGTGAGTTTGAGAAAAATCTGCAGATGTTGGACAAGACGGGTGAAAATAATGCCAACTGGAGTACGGTTATGGCGCACGTCCTGTGCTCAAAGCTGGACTCGTCCACGCTTAGGAATTGGGAGACCCACCACAACAGCAAGGAAGTCCCAACCTACAAGGCTCTACTGGAGTACCTGCGCGGCCACTGTTCGGTTCTTCAGTCGATCAAACGAGCGAAAGCGAAATCGTCGGAACAGCGCCCTCCGAAGACAGCGGTCTGCCACACTGCTGTGCGGAGCAGCAACCAGTGTCAGTTTTGCAGCGGCCCGTGGCACACCCCGTTCCGGTGcttcaagtttcagaagatgaCGATCTCGGAGCGCAACGACGCTGTTTCGAGAAACAAGCTGTGCAGAAACTGCCTGAAGCCTGGACATTACCCGCGGACGTGCGAAGGAGGAACTTGCCACCACTGTCACCAGAAACACCACTCGATGCTGCACAACGATCAGATGAGATCCTCCGTTCCACAACAGCAGTCGAGACCGACCGCGACGACCTCAGTACAGCGACAACAACCTAGACCACAGAACACGAATCAGACAACACACACTCCAGCCAACAATGCACCTGCTAATCCGACTAACCTACAGACTACAGACTCTCAAACCACACAGCCACAAACCCAAGGGGGTTGA